One region of Endozoicomonas sp. Mp262 genomic DNA includes:
- a CDS encoding IS630 family transposase, translating into MVYKRLRKSCKHKRDEEQFHDCKTALKDAQEAESKGLINLFYFDESGFTQEPCVPYGWQEKGKQLRIPSVKSKRINVLGFMNRSCELFHYPVVGSVNSDTVIAAFDDFAEKMADEKYSSNDRYTVVMVDNASIHTSKKFCARIDDWMIEKKLLVCFLPTYSPELNLIEILWRKIKYEWLNLLSIKSFAEFEKEVERVLFSFGEEYMISFSNTVRLDG; encoded by the coding sequence CTGGTTTACAAAAGACTCCGTAAATCATGCAAACATAAACGGGACGAAGAGCAATTCCATGACTGTAAAACTGCTCTGAAAGATGCCCAGGAAGCCGAGAGCAAAGGGTTAATCAATTTATTTTATTTTGATGAGTCCGGCTTTACCCAGGAACCTTGTGTGCCATACGGTTGGCAGGAAAAAGGAAAGCAGCTCAGAATACCATCAGTCAAAAGTAAACGCATCAACGTACTGGGGTTTATGAACCGAAGCTGTGAGCTATTTCATTATCCTGTTGTGGGTTCAGTGAATAGCGATACGGTGATTGCGGCCTTTGATGACTTTGCAGAGAAAATGGCAGATGAAAAATACAGCTCAAATGATCGTTACACGGTAGTTATGGTGGATAATGCCAGCATTCACACCAGCAAAAAGTTTTGTGCCAGAATTGATGACTGGATGATTGAAAAGAAATTGCTGGTCTGCTTTCTGCCAACATATTCACCTGAGCTCAACCTGATTGAAATCCTGTGGAGGAAAATAAAGTATGAATGGCTCAACCTCTTGTCAATCAAGAGCTTTGCGGAATTTGAAAAAGAAGTTGAACGGGTGCTTTTTTCATTTGGAGAGGAGTATATGATCTCATTTTCTAATACTGTCCGACTGGATGGTTAA
- a CDS encoding helix-turn-helix domain-containing protein, translated as MKYVTTITDEAVLLTLKFAKHYGPLRCIRERAHSLLLSNRGFTLEQIAEILEIRYQTASQWIDDWEEYGIRALYKGHGGGRPCIYDESEVQRIKELVAEEPRRLSYVKSKIEDETGKSSSKITLANIVKKQGWFTKDSVNHANINGTKSNSMTVKLL; from the coding sequence ATGAAGTACGTCACTACAATCACTGATGAAGCTGTTTTATTAACTTTGAAATTCGCCAAACACTACGGACCTCTGAGATGTATAAGGGAAAGAGCCCATAGCCTTTTATTGAGCAATCGTGGCTTTACCCTTGAGCAAATTGCCGAAATACTTGAAATTAGATATCAAACTGCTTCTCAGTGGATTGATGATTGGGAAGAATATGGTATTCGTGCCTTGTACAAGGGGCATGGTGGCGGTAGGCCGTGCATATATGACGAATCCGAAGTGCAACGCATAAAAGAATTAGTGGCTGAAGAGCCTCGTCGCTTATCGTATGTCAAATCCAAGATCGAGGATGAAACCGGTAAATCTTCATCAAAAATTACTCTGGCAAACATTGTAAAAAAGCAGGGCTGGTTTACAAAAGACTCCGTAAATCATGCAAACATAAACGGGACGAAGAGCAATTCCATGACTGTAAAACTGCTCTGA
- a CDS encoding YihY/virulence factor BrkB family protein, with amino-acid sequence MKLANPHELAAQLNQWLWETDLTRKHRPQRLLLYTLRIIYAVSRDLTNGQLSLRAMSLVYTTIISLVPLLALSFSVLKGFGVHNQIEPALNNLLGPLGEKRFDVVSNIIGFVDNIKVGVLGAVGLGLLLYSVIAMMQKIEGSFNYTWQIRRGRTFSQRFSDYLSVILIGPLLIFLSIGITATVRSHAVVEYIAALPLMGNLIAFAGFLVPWFLMAFAFAFIYFYIPNTKVNIGSAFIGGLVTAIAWKMMGLIFSTFIASSSNQTAIYSAFASAIVFMVWLYLGWLMLLVGASIAFYHQNPQNQLIRKDEFRLSPAQDERLLLTISYLVAKRFVSGEMGWSARELSRHLNLPADLMEDCFDKLMNIGFLIRTVDKVPRCQPARPLNQLMVNEVASQIHQLCPFGARGLESEGGEESIESYLREREQVLNSRFGDISYDQLVQQVDNK; translated from the coding sequence ATGAAACTTGCCAACCCCCATGAGTTAGCAGCTCAGCTAAACCAGTGGCTCTGGGAAACAGACTTAACCAGAAAACACAGGCCTCAGCGATTATTATTGTATACTTTGCGTATTATTTATGCAGTAAGCCGAGATCTGACTAATGGCCAGCTCAGCCTGCGGGCAATGAGCCTGGTGTATACCACCATCATTTCTTTGGTGCCTTTGTTGGCACTTAGTTTTTCAGTCCTGAAAGGTTTTGGGGTCCATAACCAAATTGAACCTGCTCTTAATAACTTGTTGGGGCCGTTGGGAGAGAAGCGGTTTGATGTGGTCTCTAACATTATTGGCTTTGTTGATAACATCAAGGTAGGGGTTTTAGGTGCTGTAGGTCTTGGTCTGTTGCTATATAGTGTTATAGCCATGATGCAGAAAATCGAGGGGTCATTTAATTATACCTGGCAGATTCGGCGGGGGCGGACCTTTTCCCAGCGGTTTAGTGACTACCTGAGTGTCATACTGATAGGCCCTTTATTAATCTTTCTTTCTATTGGTATTACGGCAACGGTAAGAAGTCATGCCGTGGTAGAATACATAGCCGCTTTGCCATTAATGGGTAACCTGATAGCCTTTGCAGGTTTTTTGGTTCCGTGGTTTTTGATGGCCTTTGCTTTTGCCTTTATCTATTTTTATATCCCTAATACCAAAGTCAACATTGGTTCTGCCTTTATTGGCGGTCTGGTGACTGCTATTGCCTGGAAAATGATGGGGCTGATATTTTCTACTTTTATTGCCAGCTCCAGCAACCAGACGGCCATTTATTCGGCTTTTGCTTCTGCTATTGTCTTTATGGTATGGCTTTATCTTGGCTGGCTGATGCTGCTGGTAGGAGCCAGTATTGCCTTCTATCACCAAAATCCGCAGAACCAGCTAATTCGCAAAGATGAATTTCGCTTGAGTCCGGCACAGGACGAACGGTTGCTGCTGACAATCAGCTATCTGGTGGCCAAACGTTTTGTCTCTGGAGAAATGGGCTGGAGCGCCAGGGAGCTGTCCCGGCATTTAAATCTACCGGCAGATTTAATGGAAGACTGTTTTGATAAATTAATGAATATTGGCTTCCTGATACGTACTGTAGACAAAGTACCTCGCTGCCAGCCAGCAAGGCCCTTGAATCAGTTAATGGTTAATGAGGTAGCCAGTCAAATTCATCAGTTATGTCCCTTTGGAGCCAGGGGGCTTGAAAGTGAGGGGGGTGAAGAGAGTATTGAAAGCTATCTCCGAGAGAGAGAGCAGGTGTTGAACAGCCGGTTTGGTGATATCAGTTATGATCAGTTAGTCCAGCAAGTAGATAATAAATAG
- a CDS encoding NYN domain-containing protein: MPDKISVFVDVQNIYYTTRQAYGAHFDYNAFWAKITQGREVINAYAYAIDRQDEKQRQFQNILRAIGFTVKLKPYIQRSDGSSKGDWDVGITIDMLECASESDVIVLASGDGDFDILVHTLRQKHQVGVEVYGVPMFSATSLINAASRFMPIEQPLLIQPRG; this comes from the coding sequence TTGCCCGATAAAATCAGTGTGTTTGTAGATGTTCAAAATATTTATTACACCACCCGGCAGGCTTATGGTGCCCATTTTGATTACAATGCATTCTGGGCAAAGATTACTCAGGGAAGAGAAGTGATTAATGCCTACGCCTACGCGATTGACAGGCAGGATGAAAAACAGAGGCAATTTCAGAATATATTGAGAGCGATTGGTTTTACGGTAAAACTCAAGCCTTATATTCAGCGCAGTGATGGTTCCAGCAAGGGAGACTGGGATGTGGGTATTACCATTGATATGCTCGAGTGTGCTTCGGAATCTGATGTTATCGTTTTGGCCTCTGGCGATGGGGATTTTGACATACTGGTACACACTTTGAGGCAGAAGCATCAAGTGGGTGTTGAAGTGTATGGGGTGCCTATGTTTTCGGCCACCTCACTGATTAACGCCGCTAGCCGGTTTATGCCTATTGAGCAGCCATTACTGATACAACCCCGTGGCTAG